One region of Mycolicibacterium lutetiense genomic DNA includes:
- a CDS encoding DUF5078 domain-containing protein: MSVKNLIRTGVAACAVAGSLVGAGIATGLAGVGTASADATDDYPIPNRILRTPCTAEQIMAAARDVEPVYYERYMIDYNNKPVADQLGAQDRIHWFFSMDYAGRRQYSENTATNAFFENMAWRWPNWAKLFFNNKGVAANTTDVCQNYPPNDMSVWNWH; encoded by the coding sequence ATGAGCGTCAAGAACCTGATCCGCACCGGCGTCGCCGCCTGCGCGGTCGCCGGCAGCCTGGTCGGGGCCGGAATCGCCACTGGCCTAGCTGGGGTCGGCACCGCCTCCGCCGATGCCACCGACGACTACCCCATCCCCAACCGCATCCTGCGCACCCCGTGTACCGCCGAACAGATCATGGCCGCCGCCCGCGACGTCGAACCCGTCTACTACGAGCGCTACATGATCGACTACAACAACAAGCCCGTCGCCGACCAGCTGGGCGCCCAGGACCGCATCCACTGGTTCTTCTCCATGGACTACGCCGGCCGCCGCCAATACTCCGAGAACACGGCCACCAACGCCTTCTTCGAGAACATGGCCTGGCGCTGGCCGAACTGGGCCAAACTGTTCTTCAACAACAAGGGCGTCGCCGCCAACACCACCGACGTCTGCCAGAACTACCCGCCCAACGACATGTCGGTCTGGAACTGGCACTGA
- a CDS encoding ArsR/SmtB family transcription factor, which translates to MDEVFRALADPSRRLLLDSLNDTNGQSLRELCSGLSMARQSVSKHLAVLEAANLVTTLRQGREKLHYLNAEPINAIADRWIDRYDSTRVEAFADLKTVLESPGKPGEFVYTTYILTTPERLWQAITNPAYSRGYLGHAIESEWQKGSTYTWVEGGLRIDDPEQVIVESDAYQRLAFMYHAFTPELRQIAPDVNEEDIVKAAAEPRSRVSFDIEPVGDQVKLTLSHDGFDPAGAVREMISHGWPIKLSSLKSGLEQAA; encoded by the coding sequence GTGGACGAGGTCTTCAGAGCACTGGCGGATCCGAGTCGGCGACTGCTGCTCGACAGCCTCAACGACACGAACGGTCAGAGCCTGCGAGAGCTCTGTAGCGGCCTGTCGATGGCCCGGCAGTCGGTCAGCAAGCATCTGGCGGTGCTGGAGGCGGCCAACCTCGTCACGACCCTGCGTCAGGGCAGGGAGAAATTGCACTACCTCAATGCCGAACCGATCAACGCCATCGCCGACCGCTGGATCGACCGATACGACTCCACGCGGGTGGAGGCCTTCGCTGACCTGAAGACGGTATTGGAAAGCCCCGGCAAGCCCGGAGAGTTCGTGTACACCACCTACATCCTCACCACGCCGGAGAGGCTGTGGCAGGCGATCACCAACCCGGCGTACTCCCGCGGCTATCTGGGACATGCCATCGAATCCGAGTGGCAGAAGGGTTCGACCTACACCTGGGTCGAAGGCGGGTTACGGATCGATGACCCCGAGCAGGTGATCGTCGAGTCCGACGCGTATCAGCGGTTGGCCTTCATGTACCACGCGTTTACGCCCGAACTGCGACAGATTGCCCCGGACGTGAACGAGGAGGACATCGTCAAGGCGGCGGCCGAACCCCGGTCGCGCGTGTCGTTCGACATCGAACCGGTCGGGGATCAGGTGAAGCTCACGCTGAGCCACGACGGTTTCGACCCGGCCGGCGCCGTGCGAGAGATGATCTCGCACGGTTGGCCGATCAAACTGTCCAGCCTGAAGTCCGGACTGGAGCAGGCAGCCTAG
- a CDS encoding MmpS family transport accessory protein: MTNATKNSRRKQFSLSGLAKRFWIPLIIVAVVFVGGFTVMRVRTFFGAGGGAGISSAKVDDTKPFDPKVVVYEIYGVPGATADVNYLDLDAQPQRIDGVTLPWTLRLESTAPSVFPNIVAQGNGDTISCRITVDDELKDERTSNGVNAQTFCLVKSA; encoded by the coding sequence ATGACCAACGCGACGAAAAACTCTCGCCGGAAGCAGTTTTCACTTTCGGGCCTGGCCAAGAGGTTCTGGATTCCGTTGATCATCGTCGCGGTGGTGTTCGTCGGTGGATTCACAGTGATGCGGGTTCGCACGTTCTTCGGCGCCGGCGGCGGCGCCGGGATCTCCAGCGCCAAGGTCGATGACACCAAGCCCTTCGACCCCAAGGTCGTGGTCTACGAGATCTACGGCGTGCCCGGGGCGACGGCCGACGTGAACTACCTCGATCTCGACGCCCAGCCCCAGCGCATCGACGGGGTCACCCTGCCGTGGACGCTCCGTCTGGAGTCCACCGCGCCGTCGGTCTTCCCCAACATCGTCGCGCAGGGCAACGGCGACACCATCAGCTGCCGCATCACCGTCGATGACGAGCTCAAGGACGAGAGAACCTCCAACGGCGTGAACGCCCAGACCTTCTGCTTGGTGAAATCTGCATGA
- a CDS encoding DUF732 domain-containing protein — MKLAGLAVIGAAAAIAFAAPAQAEMDTDFANELHTFGIYGQRDYNAWIAKIMCKRLHNGVDHTAQDSVGFVKKQLAKDSTDAQAWQFTGTAINYYCPDQRSVYEQAAH; from the coding sequence ATGAAGCTTGCAGGGCTGGCAGTGATCGGTGCCGCGGCGGCAATCGCCTTCGCCGCTCCCGCACAAGCCGAGATGGATACTGATTTCGCCAATGAGCTGCACACCTTTGGCATCTACGGGCAGCGGGACTACAACGCCTGGATCGCCAAGATCATGTGCAAGCGGCTCCACAACGGCGTCGACCACACCGCCCAGGACTCGGTCGGCTTCGTGAAGAAGCAACTGGCCAAGGACAGCACCGACGCCCAGGCCTGGCAGTTCACCGGCACCGCCATCAACTACTACTGCCCCGATCAGCGCTCCGTCTACGAGCAGGCCGCGCACTAA
- a CDS encoding acyltransferase family protein, with amino-acid sequence MRGAEIKALTGLRVVAAVWVVLFHFRPLLYQVAPDVTEALAPVLDRGAQGVDLFFILSGFVLTWNYIDRMGPTWSTRATLHFLWLRLSRVWPVYLVTLHLAALWLIFTLNVGHIPPEDTSGYNAISYVRQLFLVQLWFQPYFDGTSWDGPAWSISAEWLAYLLFGALILVIFRIARATRARGLILLAIVAAVPPVVLLMATGHFYTPWSWLPRIVMQFTAGALACAAVLKLHLTDRTRKRAGYLSIVLGAAIVGGLYFFDKHPLNTVGDAGGMVDILFVPQVVALAVGIGSLPALLSTRLLVYGGQISFGLYMVHELVHTAWIWTTRQFELTLTPTLSGKATLLGLFAISVIGAIALYHLVEEPARRWMRRMVDIRPVEGSNQKLHRIDTESADRSDEVTARAG; translated from the coding sequence GTGCGCGGCGCAGAGATCAAGGCCCTGACGGGACTGCGCGTCGTTGCCGCGGTGTGGGTGGTTCTCTTCCACTTCCGGCCCTTGCTCTACCAGGTGGCACCTGATGTCACCGAAGCGCTCGCTCCCGTGCTCGATCGTGGCGCACAAGGCGTCGACCTGTTCTTCATCCTCAGCGGATTCGTTCTCACCTGGAACTACATCGACCGGATGGGGCCGACCTGGTCCACCCGGGCCACATTGCACTTCTTGTGGCTGCGGTTGTCGCGGGTGTGGCCGGTGTACCTCGTCACGCTGCACCTGGCGGCACTGTGGCTGATCTTCACCCTCAACGTCGGGCATATCCCACCTGAGGACACCAGTGGCTACAACGCCATCAGCTACGTGCGGCAACTGTTCCTGGTTCAGCTGTGGTTCCAGCCCTACTTCGACGGCACGAGCTGGGACGGGCCGGCATGGTCGATCAGCGCCGAGTGGTTGGCCTACCTGCTGTTCGGAGCGCTGATCCTGGTCATCTTCCGGATCGCCCGTGCCACCCGGGCGCGCGGACTGATCCTGCTGGCCATCGTCGCTGCAGTACCACCGGTCGTGCTGTTGATGGCCACGGGCCACTTCTACACCCCGTGGAGTTGGCTGCCCCGGATCGTCATGCAGTTCACCGCCGGTGCGCTCGCATGCGCCGCGGTGCTCAAGCTGCATCTGACGGATCGGACCCGGAAGCGTGCGGGCTATCTCTCGATCGTGTTGGGCGCGGCCATCGTCGGCGGACTGTACTTCTTCGACAAACACCCGTTGAACACCGTCGGCGATGCCGGCGGGATGGTCGACATCCTTTTCGTCCCGCAGGTCGTCGCCTTGGCGGTAGGCATCGGCAGCCTGCCGGCATTGCTGTCCACCCGACTTCTGGTCTACGGCGGACAGATCTCGTTCGGCCTGTACATGGTGCACGAGTTGGTCCATACCGCCTGGATCTGGACCACCAGGCAATTCGAGCTGACCCTGACACCCACGCTCTCGGGTAAGGCGACACTGCTCGGGCTGTTCGCGATCTCGGTGATCGGCGCGATCGCGCTGTACCACCTCGTGGAGGAGCCGGCCAGGCGATGGATGCGCCGGATGGTCGACATCCGCCCGGTCGAGGGGTCGAACCAGAAACTGCACCGGATAGACACTGAGTCGGCAGACCGGTCCGACGAGGTTACAGCCCGCGCAGGCTGA
- the yaaA gene encoding peroxide stress protein YaaA has protein sequence MIVLLPPSETKRTGGDGPPVRLDILSSPELTPLRQSLIDELVTLAADPPACRKALAISAGQDAEIERNAALRQAPTMPAIERYTGVLYDALDVGSLRGAAAVRARSRLAVGSALFGLLRADDPVPAYRLSASSKLPGQPGLATRWRPRLEPVLADLSAHELIVDLRSGSYAGLGRIPGAVRVQVLAERADGQRTVVSHFNKAHKGHLARALVSSRSEPDSAAAVAAVARRAGMKLERDDNELTVVVPA, from the coding sequence GTGATCGTGCTCCTGCCACCATCGGAGACCAAACGCACCGGCGGGGACGGCCCGCCGGTGCGTTTGGACATTCTGAGCTCGCCCGAACTCACCCCGCTCCGCCAGTCACTGATCGACGAGCTGGTCACACTTGCCGCCGACCCGCCGGCCTGCCGGAAGGCGCTGGCCATTTCCGCCGGCCAGGATGCCGAGATCGAACGCAACGCTGCACTACGACAGGCACCCACGATGCCGGCCATCGAGCGATATACCGGGGTGCTCTATGACGCCCTCGACGTCGGATCGCTGCGCGGCGCGGCGGCCGTGCGGGCCCGCAGCCGTCTGGCCGTCGGATCCGCACTGTTCGGTCTGCTCCGCGCCGATGATCCAGTGCCCGCGTACCGGTTGTCGGCCTCTTCCAAACTGCCCGGACAACCTGGGCTGGCCACCCGCTGGCGCCCACGGTTGGAACCGGTGCTGGCCGACCTTTCCGCTCACGAGCTGATCGTCGATCTGCGATCCGGCTCCTACGCGGGTCTCGGCCGGATCCCCGGTGCGGTGCGGGTACAGGTGCTGGCCGAACGCGCCGACGGGCAACGCACCGTGGTGAGCCACTTCAACAAGGCACACAAGGGCCACCTGGCCCGCGCCCTGGTCAGTTCCCGAAGCGAACCCGACAGCGCCGCCGCTGTCGCGGCGGTGGCCCGCCGAGCCGGAATGAAGTTGGAGCGCGATGACAACGAACTCACCGTCGTGGTGCCGGCCTGA
- a CDS encoding C40 family peptidase encodes MFAIATLMALVQQVSGTPYISGGDSPAGTDCSGLASWVSNMATGRPVYGDRFNTGNQERALLARGFKYGTQPGALVIGWNSGHTAVTLPDGTAVSSGEGGNGVKVGGGGAYQRQFNRHMYLPMAVEAPQDAPIDPFAPPPPPPIDPMAAPAPIDPFAPPPPPPIDLMAAPAPIDPFAPPPPAEAIPPVAPMDAPAPIVLDVPPPPAPPAPDVPAPIAV; translated from the coding sequence ATGTTTGCTATCGCGACGCTTATGGCGCTTGTCCAGCAGGTTTCGGGCACGCCGTACATCTCGGGTGGAGACTCGCCGGCCGGTACCGACTGCTCAGGTCTGGCTTCCTGGGTCAGCAATATGGCGACCGGCCGCCCGGTCTACGGGGACCGGTTCAACACCGGAAACCAGGAGCGTGCGCTCCTGGCCCGCGGCTTCAAGTACGGGACACAGCCCGGCGCCCTGGTGATCGGCTGGAACAGCGGCCACACCGCCGTGACCCTGCCGGACGGCACGGCGGTGTCCTCGGGCGAGGGCGGCAACGGCGTCAAAGTTGGCGGCGGCGGCGCATACCAGCGCCAGTTCAACCGCCACATGTACCTGCCCATGGCAGTGGAAGCGCCGCAGGACGCCCCCATCGACCCGTTCGCGCCTCCGCCGCCCCCGCCTATCGATCCGATGGCGGCCCCGGCACCCATCGACCCCTTCGCTCCCCCGCCGCCCCCGCCGATCGATCTCATGGCCGCCCCGGCGCCCATCGACCCGTTCGCACCGCCGCCGCCGGCCGAGGCGATCCCCCCGGTGGCCCCGATGGACGCCCCGGCACCCATCGTGCTGGATGTCCCGCCCCCGCCGGCGCCCCCTGCGCCCGACGTACCGGCGCCGATCGCCGTCTGA
- a CDS encoding MMPL/RND family transporter, giving the protein MSTHDAPTDAFPVAGSPRQAQQGGIAKWIRRLAIPIIIGWVALIGILNTVVPQLEEVGKMRSVSMSPDQAPSMIAMKRVGEVFQEFKSNSSVMVVLEGDEPLDIKAHDYYDEVVAKLEADKAHVEHVQDFWGDPLTASGAQSSDGKASYVQVYTAGNQGEALANESVEAVQKIVESVTPPPGVKAYVTGPAALAADQHIAGDRSVRIIEALTFTVIIIMLLLVYRSIVTVLLTLVMVVLSLSAARGVVAALGYYNVIGLSTFATNLLVTLAIAASTDYAIFLIGRYQEARSVGEDREQSYYTMFHGTAHVVLGSGLTIAGATLCLHFTNLPYFRSLGIPLAIGMVTGVVAALTLGPAIISVASRFGRTLEPRRAMRTRGWRKIGAAVVRWPGPILIATIALSLIGLLTLPGYKTNYNDRQYLPADLPANTGYAASDRHFSQARMNPELLLIESDHDLRNSADFLVVDRIAKRIFQVPGISRVQAITRPQGTPIEHTSIPFQISMQGTTQMMNMKYMQDRMKDMLVQADEMQKTVDTMEKMLRLTKEMSDTTHSMVGKMHTMVVDVAEMRDHIADFDDFLRPIRNYLYWEPKCFNIPLCWSMRSVFDTLDGIDTMTDDIQKLMPDMDRLDELMPQMLTIMPPMITTMKNMKNMMLTMQATMGGLQDQMEAMMENQTAMGQAFDASKNDDSFYLPPETFDNPDFKRGMKMFLSPDGHAVRFIISHEGDPMSPEGISHIEGIQQAAKEAIKGTPLEGSKIYLGGTAATFKDMQEGANYDLMIAGIAALCLIFIIMLILTRSVVAAAVIVGTVVLSLGASFGLSVLIWQHLIGLELHWMVIAMAVIVLLAVGADYNLLLVARFKEEIHAGLNTGIIRAMGGTGSVVTSAGLVFAFTMMSMAISELAVIGQVGTTIGLGLLFDTLVIRSFMTPSIAALMGKWFWWPQRVRQRPLPAPWPTPVQREPQDSLA; this is encoded by the coding sequence ATGAGCACCCACGACGCCCCCACTGACGCCTTCCCGGTCGCCGGGTCGCCGCGGCAGGCCCAGCAGGGTGGGATCGCCAAGTGGATCCGGCGGCTGGCCATCCCGATCATCATCGGCTGGGTCGCCCTCATCGGCATCCTGAACACCGTTGTGCCCCAGCTCGAAGAGGTGGGCAAGATGCGGTCGGTATCGATGAGCCCCGACCAGGCTCCGTCGATGATCGCCATGAAGCGTGTCGGCGAGGTGTTCCAGGAGTTCAAGTCCAACAGCTCGGTCATGGTCGTGCTCGAGGGCGACGAGCCGCTCGACATCAAAGCGCACGATTACTACGACGAGGTCGTCGCCAAGCTCGAGGCCGACAAAGCCCACGTTGAGCACGTCCAGGATTTCTGGGGCGACCCGCTGACCGCCTCGGGCGCCCAGAGCTCCGACGGCAAGGCCTCTTACGTGCAGGTCTACACCGCCGGTAACCAGGGCGAGGCGCTGGCCAACGAATCTGTCGAGGCCGTCCAGAAGATCGTCGAGAGTGTCACGCCGCCGCCGGGCGTCAAGGCCTACGTGACCGGGCCGGCTGCGTTGGCCGCCGACCAGCACATCGCCGGTGACCGCAGTGTGAGGATCATCGAGGCGCTGACCTTCACGGTCATCATCATCATGCTGCTGCTGGTCTACCGCTCCATCGTGACGGTGCTCCTCACGCTGGTCATGGTGGTGCTGTCGCTCTCAGCGGCGCGCGGCGTCGTCGCCGCTCTGGGCTACTACAACGTCATCGGTCTCTCGACGTTCGCCACCAACCTGTTGGTCACGCTGGCCATCGCGGCGTCCACCGACTACGCGATCTTCCTGATAGGCCGATATCAAGAGGCCCGAAGTGTCGGCGAGGACCGGGAGCAGTCGTACTACACGATGTTCCACGGCACCGCGCATGTGGTGCTGGGCTCAGGCCTGACCATCGCCGGCGCCACGCTGTGTCTGCACTTCACCAATCTTCCGTACTTCCGGTCGCTGGGCATCCCGTTGGCCATCGGCATGGTCACCGGCGTTGTCGCCGCCCTGACGCTGGGACCGGCGATCATCTCGGTGGCCAGCAGGTTCGGTAGGACGCTGGAACCCAGGCGGGCCATGCGCACCCGCGGCTGGCGCAAGATCGGTGCCGCGGTCGTCCGCTGGCCCGGGCCGATCCTGATCGCCACCATCGCACTGTCACTGATCGGGCTGCTGACCCTGCCCGGGTACAAGACCAACTACAACGACCGTCAGTACCTCCCGGCGGATCTGCCCGCCAACACCGGCTACGCCGCGTCTGACCGCCACTTCTCGCAGGCCCGGATGAACCCCGAATTGTTGCTGATCGAAAGCGATCACGATCTGCGCAACTCGGCGGACTTCCTGGTCGTGGACCGGATCGCCAAGCGAATCTTCCAGGTACCCGGCATTTCTCGGGTCCAGGCCATCACGCGCCCACAGGGAACGCCGATCGAGCACACCTCGATCCCGTTCCAGATCAGCATGCAGGGCACGACCCAGATGATGAACATGAAATACATGCAGGACCGCATGAAGGACATGTTGGTTCAGGCCGACGAGATGCAAAAAACGGTCGACACCATGGAGAAAATGCTCCGGCTGACCAAGGAAATGTCGGACACCACCCACAGCATGGTCGGCAAGATGCACACCATGGTCGTCGATGTGGCCGAAATGCGCGATCACATCGCCGATTTCGACGACTTCTTGCGACCGATCCGCAACTACCTGTACTGGGAACCCAAGTGCTTCAACATCCCGCTCTGCTGGTCGATGCGTTCGGTCTTCGACACCCTTGACGGCATCGACACCATGACCGACGACATCCAGAAACTGATGCCGGACATGGACCGTCTCGATGAGCTCATGCCACAGATGCTCACGATCATGCCCCCGATGATCACGACGATGAAGAACATGAAGAACATGATGCTGACGATGCAGGCCACGATGGGCGGTCTGCAGGATCAGATGGAAGCGATGATGGAGAACCAGACGGCCATGGGCCAGGCGTTCGACGCTTCCAAGAACGACGACTCGTTCTATCTGCCGCCGGAAACCTTCGATAATCCGGACTTCAAGCGCGGCATGAAGATGTTCCTGTCCCCCGACGGGCACGCAGTGCGTTTCATCATCAGCCATGAGGGCGATCCGATGAGCCCCGAAGGGATCTCCCACATCGAGGGGATCCAACAGGCGGCCAAAGAGGCCATCAAGGGCACCCCGCTGGAGGGCTCGAAGATCTACCTCGGCGGCACCGCGGCCACCTTCAAGGACATGCAGGAAGGCGCCAACTACGACCTGATGATCGCCGGAATCGCGGCCCTGTGCCTGATTTTCATCATCATGTTGATCCTCACCCGAAGCGTGGTCGCCGCCGCTGTCATTGTCGGCACCGTGGTCCTGTCGCTCGGCGCATCATTCGGCCTGTCGGTGCTCATCTGGCAGCACCTGATCGGGCTCGAGCTGCACTGGATGGTGATCGCGATGGCGGTCATTGTGTTGTTGGCCGTGGGTGCGGACTACAACCTGCTACTGGTCGCCAGGTTCAAAGAAGAGATACATGCCGGCCTGAACACCGGCATCATCCGCGCCATGGGCGGTACCGGCTCGGTGGTCACCTCGGCGGGCCTGGTGTTCGCCTTCACCATGATGTCGATGGCGATCAGCGAACTGGCCGTGATCGGCCAGGTCGGCACCACCATCGGCCTGGGTCTGCTCTTCGACACCCTGGTCATCCGGTCCTTCATGACCCCGTCGATCGCCGCGCTGATGGGCAAGTGGTTCTGGTGGCCGCAGCGGGTGCGCCAGCGTCCCCTGCCGGCGCCGTGGCCCACTCCCGTCCAGCGCGAGCCGCAGGACTCGCTGGCCTAG
- a CDS encoding alkaline phosphatase family protein, which translates to MEPARPDPDAPHLADVVPSVLAAMGAPGFDARISWPGPIRGACVLLIDGLGADLLAAHAADAPVLTALSDTTANPTLHVGFPSTTAAGLAAIGTGHRSGEHGFVGYSFRVPEAGPEFDVINALRWRPHPWGPDLRDRVVPEQIQPAPTTFERAGQAGFEVSVVSGAAYAGSGLTRALLRGGRYVGVHALGDLAAEIIAAVAGHGFCYGYHADLDLMGHLHGPGSPAWRMELRQVDRLVESVLEALPSECLLTVVADHGMVAVDPVAAVDIDECGPLRDGVAAVGGEARARHIYTAAGAADDVLSAWRATLADSAWVMSRNEAIAAGWFGPRVCDDVRPRIGDVVAAARGSAALLRRQAEPLESALIGHHGSLTHAEQYVPLLSAIG; encoded by the coding sequence GTGGAGCCAGCGCGTCCCGATCCCGATGCACCCCACCTGGCCGATGTGGTCCCGTCGGTGCTCGCCGCGATGGGCGCACCTGGGTTCGATGCCCGGATTTCCTGGCCCGGCCCGATCCGCGGAGCATGCGTTCTGCTGATCGACGGACTCGGCGCCGACCTATTGGCCGCCCATGCCGCCGATGCCCCGGTCCTCACCGCCTTGTCGGATACGACAGCCAATCCGACACTGCACGTCGGGTTCCCGTCCACCACGGCAGCGGGTTTGGCGGCGATCGGTACCGGACATCGCTCGGGTGAACACGGATTTGTCGGCTACTCGTTCCGGGTCCCCGAAGCCGGCCCGGAATTCGATGTGATCAACGCGCTACGGTGGCGCCCCCATCCGTGGGGACCCGATCTTCGAGATCGCGTGGTGCCCGAACAGATCCAACCGGCGCCCACCACCTTCGAGCGGGCCGGACAGGCCGGTTTCGAGGTCTCGGTCGTATCGGGCGCCGCGTACGCCGGTTCCGGACTGACCCGGGCGCTGCTGCGCGGCGGACGTTACGTCGGCGTGCATGCCCTCGGCGATCTCGCTGCCGAGATCATCGCGGCCGTCGCAGGCCACGGCTTCTGCTACGGATACCACGCCGACCTCGACCTGATGGGCCACCTGCACGGGCCCGGGTCGCCCGCCTGGCGGATGGAGTTGCGGCAGGTCGACCGCCTGGTGGAGTCGGTGTTGGAGGCCCTGCCATCGGAGTGTCTGCTGACCGTGGTGGCCGACCACGGCATGGTCGCTGTCGATCCCGTGGCGGCAGTAGACATCGATGAATGCGGCCCACTCCGCGACGGGGTAGCCGCCGTCGGTGGCGAAGCCCGCGCCCGGCACATCTACACCGCCGCCGGTGCGGCCGACGACGTTCTCAGCGCATGGCGCGCCACCCTGGCAGACTCCGCATGGGTGATGTCTCGGAACGAGGCCATCGCGGCGGGCTGGTTCGGGCCTCGGGTATGTGACGACGTCCGGCCCCGAATCGGTGATGTCGTCGCCGCAGCGCGCGGCTCAGCTGCATTGCTGAGGCGCCAGGCCGAACCCCTGGAGTCCGCATTGATCGGCCATCACGGTTCGCTGACGCATGCCGAGCAATATGTCCCGCTGCTGTCGGCGATCGGCTGA
- a CDS encoding fructose bisphosphate aldolase translates to MVNQQQADKMTTGKGFIAALDQSGGSTPKALRLYGVEESAYSSEEDMFDLIHQMRSRIITSPVFNGDRVLAAILFEQTMDRSIDGKPTATYLWEDKGVVPLLKIDKGLAEVADGVQVMKPMPGLDELLARAAKNGIFGTKERSVIGAANADGIAAVVAQQFDVAKQVLSHGLIPIIEPEVTISISDKAAAEDLLRDEITKNLDALPADQKVMLKLTLPTVANHYQSLVDHPKVMRVVALSGGYSRDDANKMLAENTGVIASFSRALTEGLSAQQSDDEFNATLDKSIQSIFEASVASGAE, encoded by the coding sequence ATGGTGAACCAGCAGCAGGCCGACAAGATGACCACGGGTAAGGGCTTCATCGCCGCGCTCGACCAGAGTGGTGGGTCGACCCCCAAGGCCCTCCGTCTCTACGGTGTCGAAGAGAGCGCCTACTCCTCCGAAGAGGACATGTTCGACCTGATCCACCAGATGCGCTCACGCATCATCACCTCCCCGGTGTTCAACGGTGACCGGGTGCTGGCCGCAATCCTGTTCGAACAGACCATGGACCGCTCCATCGACGGCAAGCCCACCGCGACCTACCTCTGGGAGGACAAGGGCGTGGTGCCGCTGCTCAAGATCGACAAGGGTCTGGCCGAGGTCGCCGACGGTGTGCAGGTGATGAAGCCGATGCCCGGCCTGGACGAGCTGCTGGCCCGTGCCGCGAAGAACGGCATCTTCGGCACCAAGGAGCGCTCGGTGATCGGCGCGGCGAACGCCGACGGCATCGCCGCCGTGGTGGCCCAGCAGTTCGACGTGGCCAAGCAGGTACTCTCGCACGGCCTGATCCCGATCATCGAGCCCGAGGTCACCATCTCGATCTCCGACAAGGCCGCGGCCGAGGACCTGCTCCGCGACGAGATCACCAAGAACCTCGACGCGTTGCCCGCCGACCAGAAGGTCATGCTCAAGCTGACGCTGCCGACGGTCGCCAACCACTACCAGTCGCTGGTCGATCATCCGAAGGTGATGCGGGTCGTGGCGCTGTCCGGCGGCTACTCGCGCGATGACGCCAACAAGATGCTCGCCGAAAACACCGGCGTGATCGCCAGCTTCAGTCGGGCGCTCACCGAGGGTCTGTCGGCCCAGCAGAGCGACGACGAGTTCAACGCCACGTTGGACAAGTCCATCCAGTCCATCTTTGAAGCCTCTGTCGCGTCCGGCGCAGAGTAA
- a CDS encoding alpha/beta fold hydrolase, whose translation MVIPIDRPKLEGNVAVGDGRQLGFAEFGDPQGRAVFWLHGTPGARRQIPTEARIYAERNHIRLIGVDRPGIGSSTPHQYDRVLDFGDDLRTIADTLGIDKMSVIGLSGGGPYTLATAAAMPDRVVAAGVLGGVAPMVGPDGISSPLMQLGAAVAPILEVAGAPIRLAASGLIRLIRPVASPALEIYARISPEGDRRMLGRPEFKAMFLDDLLNGSRKQLAAPFYDIVVFERDWGFRLDEVKVPVRWWHGDHDHIVPFAHGQHVVSRLPDAVMTELPYESHLGGLGCAEEIMGTMISVWDEAKTD comes from the coding sequence ATGGTCATCCCGATCGATCGCCCCAAGCTGGAGGGCAACGTCGCCGTCGGCGACGGCCGTCAACTCGGCTTCGCCGAATTCGGTGACCCGCAGGGCCGTGCGGTCTTCTGGCTGCACGGCACCCCGGGCGCCCGCAGGCAGATCCCGACCGAGGCCCGGATCTACGCCGAGCGGAATCACATCCGGTTGATCGGGGTGGACCGGCCGGGCATCGGTTCGTCCACCCCGCACCAGTACGACCGGGTGCTGGATTTCGGTGACGATCTGCGCACCATCGCCGACACCCTGGGCATCGACAAGATGTCCGTCATCGGGTTGTCCGGCGGCGGTCCCTACACGCTGGCCACCGCGGCCGCCATGCCCGACCGGGTGGTGGCGGCCGGGGTGCTCGGCGGCGTGGCTCCGATGGTCGGCCCCGACGGGATCAGCAGTCCGCTGATGCAGCTCGGTGCGGCGGTCGCACCGATCCTGGAGGTCGCCGGTGCGCCGATCCGATTGGCCGCGTCCGGACTGATCCGGTTGATCCGCCCGGTCGCCTCCCCGGCCCTGGAGATCTATGCGCGGATCTCCCCCGAGGGCGATCGGCGCATGCTCGGCCGGCCCGAGTTCAAGGCGATGTTCCTCGACGATCTGCTCAACGGCAGCCGCAAGCAGCTGGCCGCCCCGTTCTACGACATCGTGGTGTTCGAGCGTGACTGGGGCTTCCGGCTCGACGAGGTCAAGGTTCCGGTGCGCTGGTGGCACGGCGACCATGACCACATCGTTCCGTTTGCGCACGGCCAGCATGTGGTCTCACGGCTTCCCGATGCGGTGATGACCGAGCTGCCCTACGAGAGCCACCTCGGTGGACTGGGCTGTGCCGAGGAGATCATGGGCACGATGATCTCGGTGTGGGACGAGGCGAAAACTGATTGA